A part of Paraburkholderia azotifigens genomic DNA contains:
- a CDS encoding helix-turn-helix domain-containing protein → MNRNAHTIEHLERCRENGRVRRALAARLNTACRRAGVSSARVAKSAGVSERDVKFWRRGITSPTPQALKRIAAVIDVDFYWLCTGQDATVASRSYAGHHFDGATRRYDNDVSYRTRKADIAARRLTA, encoded by the coding sequence ATGAACCGAAATGCTCACACCATCGAGCACTTGGAACGGTGTCGTGAAAACGGCCGCGTCCGACGCGCGCTTGCTGCGCGCCTCAACACTGCGTGCAGAAGAGCCGGCGTGAGTTCGGCACGCGTCGCCAAATCGGCTGGCGTCAGCGAACGGGATGTCAAATTCTGGCGGCGCGGGATCACTTCTCCAACACCGCAGGCGCTCAAGCGGATAGCAGCCGTCATCGATGTGGATTTCTATTGGCTATGTACTGGACAAGACGCGACCGTCGCAAGTCGGTCATATGCCGGTCATCATTTTGATGGGGCTACACGACGATATGACAACGATGTATCTTATCGGACGCGGAAAGCCGATATTGCGGCTAGACGCCTCACAGCGTAG
- a CDS encoding cold-shock protein has product MATGKVKWFNDAKGFGFITPDDGGEDLFAHFSEIRANGFKSLQEDQRVNFDVKQGPKGKQAANIEPQ; this is encoded by the coding sequence ATGGCAACAGGCAAAGTGAAGTGGTTTAACGATGCGAAGGGCTTCGGGTTCATTACGCCGGACGATGGAGGAGAAGACCTTTTTGCGCACTTCTCCGAGATCCGCGCGAACGGCTTCAAGTCGTTGCAGGAAGATCAGCGGGTTAATTTCGATGTAAAGCAGGGCCCCAAAGGCAAGCAGGCGGCGAACATTGAGCCGCAGTGA
- a CDS encoding cytochrome P450 — translation MATASAEPLTTRKVADLPGPRGLPLIGNAHQLTPSRAHLILEEWAKELGTPFRFQIGSRPVTVWDDTELCHMIMRDRPYGYRRYAPIEDILKEMGSNGVFSVEGAAWEPQRKLVMQALSIAHIKAFYPTLTAITERLRIRWKRAARRGSVVEMTDDLKRYTVDVTSALAFGDDPKTLEQDGDVIQEHLAVIFPMLMNRINAPVRYWRYIKLPRDRQLDRSLIEVHRYVRLTMQRARERIRDCPDAEPGNLLDAMLRVRDAPGSGITDDEVAANVLTMLLAGEDTTANSIAWALLYLTADDALQNRISQQSRAALAHANVCPTYDTLKLLDLCEAVCTETSRFRPVVPVHAFEPLHDVVHRGVHLPAGSRMFFLTRPSMLDPNNFDHPDEFDPERWMHNRASEHRTHEVRAHLQFGGGPRVCPGRHLSTVEMRLVISMLSAGFVSRLAVDASTIQEVAAFTMVPSKMPVRLTLRH, via the coding sequence ATGGCTACAGCGTCTGCCGAGCCCCTCACGACACGTAAAGTCGCTGACCTGCCGGGGCCCCGAGGCTTGCCTCTTATCGGAAACGCGCACCAACTGACCCCGTCACGCGCGCATCTTATTTTGGAAGAATGGGCCAAAGAGCTCGGCACGCCGTTCCGGTTCCAAATCGGAAGTCGACCTGTCACGGTTTGGGACGACACGGAACTTTGCCACATGATCATGCGTGATCGCCCCTACGGATATCGGAGGTACGCCCCGATTGAGGACATCCTGAAGGAAATGGGGAGCAACGGCGTTTTCTCCGTCGAAGGAGCAGCATGGGAACCGCAACGAAAACTGGTGATGCAAGCTCTTTCGATAGCCCACATAAAGGCCTTTTATCCCACCCTGACAGCGATAACCGAACGGCTGAGGATACGATGGAAACGCGCAGCACGCCGCGGCAGCGTAGTTGAGATGACTGACGATCTCAAACGTTATACTGTTGACGTCACAAGCGCGCTCGCCTTCGGTGACGACCCGAAAACACTGGAGCAGGATGGGGACGTCATCCAGGAGCATCTCGCGGTAATTTTCCCAATGCTAATGAATCGGATAAACGCGCCAGTTCGCTACTGGCGTTACATCAAGTTGCCACGGGATCGTCAACTGGACCGCTCTCTGATTGAAGTGCATCGATACGTGCGACTGACGATGCAACGTGCGCGCGAGCGCATCCGAGATTGCCCTGACGCTGAACCTGGTAACTTGCTTGATGCCATGCTTAGGGTCCGGGACGCTCCGGGGTCTGGTATCACAGATGATGAAGTCGCGGCGAATGTCTTGACCATGTTGCTCGCGGGTGAAGATACGACGGCAAATTCCATTGCTTGGGCGCTGCTTTATCTGACTGCCGACGACGCCTTGCAAAATCGGATATCCCAGCAGTCCCGCGCGGCGTTAGCACACGCCAATGTTTGTCCGACTTACGATACTCTCAAGTTGCTCGATTTGTGCGAGGCTGTTTGCACTGAAACGAGTCGATTCAGACCGGTGGTACCGGTCCATGCGTTTGAGCCACTACATGACGTCGTGCATCGCGGCGTACATCTTCCAGCTGGGTCAAGAATGTTCTTTCTGACCCGGCCTTCGATGCTCGATCCGAACAACTTCGATCATCCGGACGAGTTTGATCCTGAGCGTTGGATGCACAATCGAGCCTCCGAGCATCGCACGCACGAAGTGCGTGCCCATCTGCAGTTCGGCGGAGGACCGAGGGTATGTCCGGGGAGACATCTTTCGACAGTTGAGATGCGACTAGTTATCTCGATGCTGTCTGCTGGCTTCGTTTCCCGGCTTGCCGTCGATGCAAGTACTATCCAGGAAGTCGCCGCTTTCACAATGGTACCCAGCAAAATGCCGGTACGGCTTACGCTGAGGCACTGA
- the istB gene encoding IS21-like element helper ATPase IstB, producing the protein MLRHPTIEKLHELRLSGMAAALTEQQGLADIEAMSFEERLGLLVERESSVRESRQTTARLRRAKLKFPDAVPEDIDYRSARGLDRSLIGQLLTCNWIRERNSTVIIGATGLGKTWLSCALANQACRQGFSTLYLKMPRLNEDLAIAHGSGRYARLLAQWAKTDVLLMDDFAMAPMSDGAVRDLLEILDDRHGHRSTLVTSQIPIENWHAVLGDPTLADAILDRLVHNTYRVNLSGESMRKHKKSLTDKPRSE; encoded by the coding sequence ATGCTCAGACATCCGACCATCGAGAAGCTGCACGAGCTACGCCTGAGCGGCATGGCCGCCGCGCTCACCGAGCAGCAGGGACTCGCCGACATCGAAGCAATGAGCTTCGAGGAACGACTGGGTCTGCTTGTTGAGCGAGAGTCCAGCGTGCGCGAATCACGGCAGACGACGGCGCGGCTACGCCGCGCAAAACTGAAGTTCCCCGATGCCGTGCCCGAGGACATCGACTACCGCTCGGCACGGGGACTCGACCGCAGTCTCATCGGCCAGCTGCTGACGTGCAACTGGATTCGCGAGCGCAACAGCACGGTGATCATAGGCGCCACCGGTCTTGGCAAGACCTGGCTGTCTTGTGCACTGGCCAACCAGGCATGCCGTCAGGGCTTCTCAACGCTGTATCTGAAAATGCCCCGGTTGAACGAGGATCTTGCCATTGCCCACGGTAGTGGCCGCTACGCACGCCTGCTGGCGCAGTGGGCAAAGACGGACGTCCTGCTGATGGATGACTTCGCGATGGCGCCCATGAGCGACGGCGCCGTGCGCGACCTGCTGGAGATTCTTGATGATCGTCACGGCCACCGTTCGACGCTTGTGACAAGTCAGATTCCAATTGAGAACTGGCACGCGGTACTCGGGGATCCGACGCTCGCCGACGCCATTCTCGATCGACTCGTGCACAACACCTATCGCGTCAATCTCAGCGGCGAGTCGATGCGCAAACACAAAAAGAGTTTGACCGACAAACCCCGATCAGAGTAA
- the istA gene encoding IS21 family transposase, giving the protein MAYPTLTMRKIREVLRLHFDCGFKQREIARAVGASPTTVGQYVRRMERAGLTWAVSATLSDDELEALLYPPPPQVEGQRPEPHWPTVRRELSRKGVTLDLLWNEYKAEHPDGYAYTWFCTHYSQWASSLPLTLRQTHAPGEKLFVDYSGDRVAIIDAATGEIREAELFVAVLGASNYTYAEATWTQQLPDWIGSHVRAFEFIGGCPEIVVPDNLKSGVHKPSFYDPLINRTYAAMAAHYCVTVLPARSGKPRDKAKVEQGVLLVQRWILARLRKQRFFSLAEANRAIAGLLASLNNKAFKKLPGSRRSAFEELDRPALKALPVLPYQYADWKVARVGIDYHVELTGHYYSVPHRFAREQVDLRYTTSTVEIFHRGKRIAAHAKSDRRGAHTTLNEHMPANHQAVTGWDPQRLRNWADSIGPYTAAVIEHLLGGRQHPQQAYRTCLGVLRLAKDYGNERLEVACCRAIDLKAPGYKFIASTLKNGLDQQPSPTSAQADLPLTHANVRGPNYYH; this is encoded by the coding sequence ATGGCATATCCAACGTTGACCATGCGTAAAATTCGTGAAGTGCTGCGCCTGCATTTCGACTGCGGGTTTAAGCAGCGTGAGATTGCCCGGGCAGTCGGTGCCTCTCCAACGACAGTCGGACAGTATGTGCGGCGCATGGAGCGCGCAGGGCTTACCTGGGCGGTGTCGGCGACGCTGTCCGACGATGAACTCGAAGCGCTGCTGTACCCGCCGCCACCACAGGTCGAGGGGCAGCGGCCCGAACCCCACTGGCCCACCGTCCGTCGCGAGCTCTCGCGCAAGGGCGTCACGCTGGATCTGCTGTGGAACGAGTACAAGGCCGAGCATCCGGACGGCTATGCGTACACGTGGTTCTGCACGCACTACAGCCAGTGGGCCAGCTCGTTGCCCCTGACATTGCGCCAGACGCACGCTCCGGGCGAGAAGCTGTTCGTCGACTACTCCGGCGACAGGGTCGCAATCATCGATGCGGCGACGGGCGAGATCCGTGAGGCGGAGCTCTTCGTCGCAGTGCTCGGCGCGTCGAACTACACGTACGCCGAAGCGACCTGGACGCAGCAGTTGCCGGACTGGATCGGCTCGCACGTGCGTGCGTTCGAATTCATCGGTGGCTGTCCTGAGATTGTCGTGCCGGATAACCTTAAGTCAGGCGTACACAAGCCCAGCTTCTATGATCCGCTGATCAATCGCACCTACGCAGCAATGGCCGCGCATTATTGCGTCACTGTCCTCCCGGCTCGCAGCGGGAAGCCCCGCGACAAGGCAAAGGTTGAACAGGGCGTACTCCTGGTCCAGCGCTGGATTCTCGCCCGGCTGCGCAAGCAGCGCTTCTTCAGTCTGGCCGAGGCGAACCGGGCAATCGCCGGATTGCTCGCCAGCCTGAACAACAAGGCCTTCAAGAAGCTGCCGGGTTCGCGCCGCAGCGCCTTCGAGGAACTTGACCGTCCGGCGCTCAAGGCGTTGCCTGTGCTGCCGTACCAGTACGCCGACTGGAAGGTCGCCCGCGTCGGCATCGACTATCACGTCGAACTGACTGGTCATTACTACTCGGTCCCACATCGCTTTGCGCGCGAACAGGTTGACCTTCGTTACACCACATCGACGGTCGAGATCTTCCATCGCGGCAAGCGTATCGCCGCGCACGCAAAGAGCGACCGGCGCGGCGCCCATACCACGCTCAATGAACACATGCCCGCTAACCATCAGGCCGTCACTGGCTGGGACCCACAGCGCCTGCGCAACTGGGCGGACAGCATCGGCCCATACACCGCCGCAGTCATCGAGCATCTGCTGGGCGGTCGCCAGCATCCGCAGCAGGCCTATCGCACCTGTCTTGGTGTGCTTCGGCTCGCAAAGGACTATGGCAACGAGCGACTTGAGGTGGCCTGCTGCCGCGCCATCGATCTCAAAGCGCCGGGGTACAAGTTCATCGCCTCAACGCTGAAGAACGGTCTGGATCAGCAACCCTCGCCGACATCTGCACAGGCCGACTTACCGCTTACGCACGCCAACGTGCGTGGGCCCAACTACTACCATTGA
- the istB gene encoding IS21-like element helper ATPase IstB → MNPSPELNTILKQLRLSGVLDSLEQRNRQAIDGQLAYTEFLAMLLHDEVARRDQKKLGARLVRAGFGLGKTLETFNFDRLPKLNRAHIHDLATGRYIDEKVAILMVGQTGVGKSHIAQALGHCAARQGRDVLFVTQTDLIRKLHAARATGLYERKFQQFVRVPLLIVDDFALKPLRAPHDEDFHDLVAARYERAATILTSNLDLSEWGDAFPDNRVLGAATLDRLRHGAYRIVIEGESFRKPKPMPENGEVAVAKSSKKPHS, encoded by the coding sequence ATGAATCCCAGTCCCGAACTAAATACGATCCTCAAGCAGCTGCGCCTGTCGGGCGTGCTCGACTCGCTCGAGCAGCGCAACCGTCAGGCAATCGACGGACAGCTCGCCTACACGGAATTCCTCGCCATGCTTCTGCATGATGAAGTCGCGCGGCGGGACCAGAAGAAGCTCGGCGCGCGTCTCGTGCGCGCCGGCTTCGGGCTAGGCAAGACACTGGAGACCTTCAACTTCGATCGGCTGCCGAAGCTCAACCGCGCGCACATCCACGATCTCGCCACCGGTCGTTACATCGACGAGAAGGTGGCCATCCTGATGGTCGGTCAAACCGGCGTCGGCAAGTCCCACATTGCCCAGGCACTGGGCCACTGCGCTGCACGTCAGGGGCGTGACGTGCTGTTCGTCACGCAAACCGATCTGATCAGGAAACTGCATGCGGCTCGCGCCACGGGCCTCTACGAACGCAAGTTCCAGCAGTTCGTGCGCGTGCCGTTGCTGATCGTTGACGACTTCGCGCTCAAACCTCTGCGCGCGCCACACGACGAAGACTTCCACGACCTGGTGGCGGCCAGGTATGAGCGGGCGGCTACCATCCTGACATCCAATCTCGACCTCAGCGAATGGGGCGATGCCTTCCCCGACAACCGGGTCCTCGGCGCCGCGACACTTGACCGCCTACGCCACGGTGCCTATCGCATCGTCATCGAGGGCGAGAGCTTCCGCAAGCCCAAACCGATGCCTGAAAACGGCGAAGTTGCCGTTGCAAAATCCAGTAAAAAACCGCATTCTTGA
- the istA gene encoding IS21 family transposase, whose translation MFEYRQVLVRMRQGDSDRDIARSGLMGRKKLTAVRRMAGERGWLNPGQPLPDDTVIAGVFGRTPHLPSTCVSTLEPFREQIRDWHDAGVQGTTIHHALKRNHGYAGSYSAVRRILLGLRAERGVPATTILEFAPAEAAQVDFGSGPVLAHESGAQIKTWFFVMTLCWSRHQYVELVLDQTVETWLACHRRAFEWLGGCPGRVIIDNAKCAITRACMYSPEVQRSYAALAEGYGFRIDACPPHDPQKKGIVESGVKYVKKSFVPLRTFRDLTDANRQLREWIMQQASTREHGTTREQPLARFAIEKPLLTTLPDVAPVLAVWSEVKVHTDGHVVYKKALYSVPFTLVGKSLWLKSTDTVVQLFHQHELIATHPRLRKAGERHTVRDHQPPAAQAWLEHDPQWCLARAKEIGPSCHALVLAMFNDTVLVNLRGAQGIVRMREKFGDQRLDAACERALAFASPKYRTVKTILDKGLDSQSAAAAAQTSTAPADTYLNGGRFGRDLHSLLLH comes from the coding sequence TTGTTTGAGTACCGTCAAGTCCTTGTCCGCATGCGGCAAGGCGATTCCGATCGCGACATCGCGCGTAGCGGCCTGATGGGTCGCAAGAAGTTGACCGCTGTTCGTCGTATGGCCGGCGAGCGCGGCTGGCTGAATCCCGGGCAGCCGTTGCCTGACGATACCGTGATCGCCGGCGTGTTCGGTCGCACTCCGCACTTGCCGAGCACATGTGTGTCCACGCTCGAACCGTTTCGTGAGCAGATCCGTGACTGGCATGACGCCGGCGTCCAGGGCACTACGATCCACCACGCGCTGAAACGCAACCATGGCTACGCCGGCAGCTACTCGGCGGTGCGCCGTATCCTGCTGGGCCTGAGGGCCGAACGCGGCGTGCCGGCCACAACGATCCTTGAGTTTGCGCCAGCGGAGGCCGCACAGGTCGACTTCGGCTCCGGGCCGGTACTGGCACATGAATCGGGCGCGCAGATCAAGACGTGGTTCTTCGTCATGACCCTCTGCTGGTCGCGGCACCAGTATGTCGAGCTCGTGCTCGACCAGACCGTCGAGACATGGCTGGCGTGTCACCGTCGCGCCTTCGAGTGGCTCGGTGGCTGCCCGGGTCGCGTCATCATCGACAACGCGAAGTGTGCAATCACCAGAGCCTGCATGTACAGCCCAGAGGTCCAGCGCTCGTACGCCGCGCTCGCTGAGGGATACGGCTTCCGGATCGACGCATGTCCACCGCACGACCCACAGAAGAAGGGAATCGTTGAGTCGGGCGTCAAGTATGTCAAGAAATCCTTTGTGCCACTGCGCACGTTCCGCGACCTGACCGATGCCAACCGGCAATTGCGCGAATGGATAATGCAGCAGGCCAGCACGCGCGAACATGGCACGACGCGCGAGCAGCCGCTGGCGCGCTTTGCCATCGAGAAGCCGCTGCTCACGACGCTGCCTGACGTTGCGCCGGTGCTGGCTGTATGGAGCGAAGTCAAGGTGCATACGGACGGACACGTCGTCTACAAGAAGGCGCTGTACTCCGTGCCGTTCACGCTGGTTGGCAAGAGCCTCTGGCTCAAATCGACCGATACGGTTGTACAACTGTTCCACCAGCACGAACTCATCGCAACCCATCCGCGACTGCGCAAGGCAGGTGAGCGCCACACGGTGCGAGACCACCAGCCGCCGGCGGCGCAGGCGTGGCTCGAACACGATCCGCAGTGGTGCCTGGCTCGTGCCAAGGAGATCGGGCCATCCTGTCACGCGCTGGTTCTCGCGATGTTCAACGACACGGTGCTGGTGAACCTGCGTGGCGCGCAGGGCATCGTCCGTATGCGCGAGAAGTTCGGCGATCAGCGGCTGGACGCCGCGTGCGAGCGTGCGCTTGCATTCGCGAGCCCGAAGTACCGCACCGTCAAGACCATCCTCGACAAGGGACTGGACAGCCAGTCCGCCGCAGCAGCGGCGCAAACGTCAACGGCGCCTGCTGACACCTATCTGAACGGCGGCCGCTTCGGTCGTGACCTCCACTCCCTTCTCCTGCATTGA
- the avs3b gene encoding AVAST type 3 anti-phage proein Avs3b, with product MESPDRSNAVIELGKRLVIELNLADDLLAQWMAHYIAERIDAAERAAPEARSVAQDACAQAIYELWNHRNNLPDHTKPFRELAPLLRTLTSLEVDSGNRFRFIHSRPDVQTPDNSDLAGNRFLEAAVNLDYSARVLIQYLLGVASREASEKVAPWLDAAINAGANATLEIRLADFLSGNEEAPDADELARQALQEKIEKLELFSQLATSVAAELKSRKIAGPTGDEGERA from the coding sequence ATGGAATCGCCCGATCGCTCAAACGCCGTGATTGAACTTGGAAAACGTCTGGTTATCGAGCTCAATCTCGCAGACGACCTGCTGGCACAGTGGATGGCTCACTACATTGCCGAGCGAATCGACGCAGCGGAGCGTGCGGCGCCCGAGGCGCGATCTGTTGCGCAGGATGCCTGCGCGCAGGCCATCTATGAGTTGTGGAATCACCGAAACAACCTGCCCGACCATACGAAGCCATTTCGTGAATTAGCGCCGCTCCTCAGGACACTTACGTCCCTCGAGGTGGACAGCGGGAACCGTTTCCGATTCATCCACAGCCGCCCCGACGTTCAAACGCCGGATAACTCAGATCTCGCGGGCAATCGGTTCCTGGAAGCAGCCGTAAATCTGGACTATTCTGCGCGCGTCCTGATTCAGTATCTACTTGGCGTTGCGTCTCGCGAGGCATCGGAGAAGGTTGCCCCATGGCTGGATGCTGCCATCAACGCAGGAGCAAATGCTACCTTGGAGATTCGCCTCGCCGATTTTTTGTCAGGCAACGAGGAGGCTCCTGATGCGGACGAACTTGCTCGACAGGCCTTGCAAGAGAAAATCGAGAAGCTCGAGTTGTTTTCTCAGCTGGCAACCTCGGTGGCGGCGGAGCTCAAAAGCCGCAAGATCGCTGGTCCCACAGGCGACGAAGGCGAAAGAGCGTGA